In Anaeromicrobium sediminis, the DNA window TTGCTATTATTTCGGGTGGTGCATCTGGAATTGGCTTAGGGACAGCAAAACTTTTGGCCCAACATGGTGCAAAGATAGCCATGATTGATGTAAATGATGAAGGTAAAAAAGAAGCAGACAAGATTAATAAAGAGGGTGGATACGCAGAATTTTTCAAGTGTGATGTTACATCATATGAAAATGTGAAAAATACTGTAAATGAAATAAAAGATAGGTTTGATAAAGTAGATATATTATTCAATAATGCAGGAGTAACAGTGAGAAAGACTGTTGTGGAATTAGAAGAACATGAATGGGATTTTGTAATTAATGTGGGTCTTAAGGGAACATATTTATTATCAAAATTTGTTATACCAATAATGGCTGAAAATGGTGGTGGAAGTATCATTAATACTGGATCAGGATGGGGACTAAAGGGCGGTGACGATGCTGCTGCTTATTGCGCTGTTAAAGGCGGAATCGTAAATTTAACTAGGGCTATGGCAATTGATCATGGTAAAGACAATATTAGAGTAAATAGTGTAAACCCAGGAGATACGGATACAGCCATGTTAAGAGATGAGGGAGTACAAACTGGACTTGTAAAAGATGCAGAAAGTGAAGAAATTTACTTAAAAGACTGTGGAACAGATAGACCATTGGCAAGAATAGGTATGCCTGAAGATATAGCTAATGCAGTGCTATTCTTATGTAGTGATTTATCTAGTTGGGTAACTGGATCAGCACTAGTTGTTGATGGTGGAGGAATTGCTTAAATTATAAGATTTACATATAAGGAGGAAGGTTTATGGCAATCAAAGGTTTTAAAAATCACCCATATATTCCAAATTCAGATGTGGAAACTCAAAATGAAATGTTAAGGGAAATTGGGTTAAATAGTTTAGAAGAGTTACATGATGAAGTACCAGAAAGTTTAAAGTTAAAAGAAAATATGAAATTACCAAAGGCATTTAGATCAGAGTATGAATTAAAGAAGCATGTGGAGAGGATTCTTAAGAAAAATAAAAGTTGTAGTGATTACTTAAACTTTTTAGGAGCGGGTTGTGCGCAACATTATGTTCCTGCCATATGTGATGAAGTAAACTCTAGGGGAGAATTTTTAACTGCATATGGTGGAGAGCCATATAATGACCATGGCAGATTCCAATCCCTATTTGAATATGAAAGTATGGTGGCAGAATTAGTAGATATGGATGTGGTAAATGTACCTACTATGGATGGCCCACAGGCCAGTGCCACATCCATAAGAATGGCTAGTAGAATTACAGGGAAAAAAGAAGTTTTAATCCCTGAAATTTTAGATAAAGAGAAGTTCTTAATAATTAAAAACTATTGTTCACCAGATATAAGTCTTGTAGAGGTTAAATATGACCAAGAAACAGGTTATATGGATTTAGAGGATTTAAAAGGCAAAATTTCAGATAATACAGCTGCTGTATATTTTGAAAATCCCACATTCGTAGGTGTAATAGAACCAAATGGAGATAAAATATCTCAGATAGCCCATCAGGCGGGAGCTATTAGTGTGGTTGGAGTAGACCCAAGTTCTTTAGGACTATTAACACCTCCACCTCAATATGGAGCAGATATAGTTTGTGGAGATTTACAACCATTGGGAATTCATATGAATTATGGTGGCGGTCAAGCTGGATTTATGGCAACTAGGGATGAAGAAAAATATGTAATGGAATTCCCATCTAGATTATTTGGTCTAGCACCTACTTCTGTTGAAGGTGAATATGGATTTGGTGATGTTGCTTATGATAGAACTTCATTTGGACATCATAGAGAACACGGAAAAGAATATGTAGGAACTCAATCGGCATTATGGGGTATTACAGCTGGAGTATACTTAGCTACTATGGGACCTGTAGGTATGAGAGAGTTAGGAGAAGGAATACTACAAAGAAGTCAATATGCTATAGAAAAAATGAATGAAATTAAAGGTGTTAAGGGAAGTTATTTTAACTCTGTATCATTTAAAGAGTTTGTAGTAGACTTTAACGAATCAGGTAAAACTGTAGAGGAAGTAAATAAGGAATTATTAAATAGAGGAATTTTTGGTGGTAAGGATTTATCTAATGATTTCCAAAATTTAGGTCAATGTGCCCTTTATTGTGTAACAGAAATCCACACTAAAGAAGATATTGATAGATTGGTAAATGAAATTAAAGAAATTGTTGAAGGTTGTTAGGACAAAATAAGAGAGGTGAAGATGAATGAAGAGAATAGATAGAAGCCATAAAGTTAGAAATTTCCATCAAGCAAAGTGGGATGAACCAATAATATATGAGCTAAGTAAAAAAGGGGAAAGAGGAATTTTAGTTCCGGAAGTTTGTGACGAGATTAAAGAAAGGGTAGGAGATTGTGTATCTAAATTACCAGAGGGTATGAACAGAAAAGAGCCAGTTAACTTACCTGAAATGTCCCAATCAAGAGTACTTAGACACTATGTAAGATTATCTCAAGAAACATTAGGAGCAGATGTGAATATAGAAATAGGTCAGGGAACTTGTACAGTAAAGTATAGCCCTAAGGTAAATGAACAATTATCAAGAATGACTGAAATAGCAGATTTACACCCTCTTCAAGATGAATCCACTGTACAGGGGATATTAGAGATAATTCATAGTACAGATGAATATATGAGAGAAATCTCCGGTATGAGCAGGTTTACATTCCAACCAGGTGGTGGAAGTCAAGGTATATTAACTATGGCTTCTATAATTAGAAAATATCATGAAGAAAAGGGTCAAGATCATATAAAAGATGAAATAATAACTACAGTATATTCTCATCCATCTGATGCAGCAGCACCAGCTGTTAAAGGATATAAGATAATTCATATTCATCCAGATGAAAATGGATATCCAGACTTTGAAGCTTTCAAAGCTGCAGTAAATGAAAGAACAGCAGGTTTCATAGTGGCCAACCCGGAGGATACGGGAGTATATAACCCTAAAGTTAAAGAGTTTACATCTTTAGTTCATGAATACGATGGTCTTTGTGGATATGACCAAGCTAATGCAAATGGATTATTAGGAGTTACAAGAGCTAAAGAGGCAGGATTTGATATGTGCTTCTTTAACCTACATAAAACATTCTCAACACCACATGGTTGTGGAGGACCAGCTTCAGGGGCTACAGGTGTTGTGGAAAAATTAGTAAAATACTTACCAGGACCATTAGTTGAAAAGTGTGAAGATAAATATACACTAAGTTATGATCTTTTAGATGAAGAATATAGCATAGGAAAAGTTAGATTATTCTTAGGTGTGGCACCAGTAATTTTAAAGGCTTATTCTTGGATAAGAAGTTTAGGAGCAGAAGGATTATATGAAGTTGCTAAGATAGCTGTATTAAATAATAATTACTTATTTAATAAGTTAATGAAGTTAGATTGTGTAGATGCACCTTACATTAGAGGAAAGCAAAGAATTGAACAGGTTAGATATACTCTTGAAAAATTAACTGAGGAAACGGGAATTACTACGGGAGATATCCAACGTAGAATGATGGATTTTGGAATGCACTACTGGACTAGTCATCATCCATATCATATTCCAGAACCAATAACATTAGAGCCTACAGAAACACCGTCAAAGGAAGATTTAGATGAGTATATTGCCACATTAGAACATATATTTAAAGAGTGTTATGAAAATCCTGAGATTGTAAAAACTGCACCCCATAGCAGTGTTTGTCATCAAGTGGATGAATCTGGCTTAGATGATCCTAGTGAGTGGGCACTATCTTGGAGAACTTACCTAAGAAAGACTTCAGATCAGTAGGAAATATAAAAAATTGAAAAAGATAGGATTTATAATAAATCCCATTGCAGGTATGGGTGGGAGAGTTGGATTAAAGGGTACTGACGGGATGGTAGAAAAAGCTATAGAGCTTGGGGCCATCCCTCAGGCACCTATAAGAGCTAAAAAAGCACTAGTAGAATTACTAGAGTTTAAAGATAGTGTACAGATAGTGACAGCTTATGGGGAAATGGGTGAAAGTATAGCAAAAGACCTTGGTTTTAATACAAAAACTGTTTATAATAGTTTAAATTTAAAGACATCATGTGAAGATACAATAAAGGGAGCCAGGAAGATTATAAAGGAAAATATAGATATATTAATATTTGCTGGTGGAGATGGAACTGCTAGGGATATATTCACTGCTGTAGGACTTGATTGTGTCACAATAGGTATTCCTGCAGGAGTAAAAATACATTCTCCCGTATATGCTCAAAATCCTAGAAAAGCTGGTGAATTAGTTAAAAAATATCTAAATGGCAAAATAGGCCAAGTAAATGAAGTGGAAGTTTTAGATATTGATGAGAAAGCTTACAGAAAGGGAATCGTAAATACACAATTATATGGATATCTTAATATACCTTACGAAAAGAATTTCACACAGAATAGAAAAGCACCATCACCTCTTAGTGAAAAGGCAAATCAAAATTTAATAGCATTAGATATTATAGATAACATGAAAGAAGATACATTATATATAATAGGGCCAGGAACTACTACAAGAGCTATTATGGAGAACCTAAATTTACCAAATTCCTTATTAGGAGTAGATATTGTAATGAATAAAAATATAGTAAAGAAGGATGTTACAGAGAAAGATATATTGAAAGAAATAAAGAGTAGAAAGTGCAAGCTAATATTAACTCCAACAGGAGGCCAAGGATATATATTAGGAAGAGGAAATCATCAAATTAGTCCTTCTGTCATTGAACATGTGGGCAGAAATAATATTATAATAGCCAGTACATCTCAAAAGATAACTTCATTATATGGACGCCCTTTAATGGTAGATACGGGGAATGAAGAAATAGATAAAAGTTTAAGTGGATATATGAGAATTACCATTGGATATGGTGAATATACCATTTATCCAGTGAAATGTTAAGTTAGACAAAACAATAATACATGCTATGAACAACATTAATTTCCACATTTAATATTCTGAAAATTCAATAAATAAATACATACACATATTATTATAAAGATTTAGATACATATACAAAACTCTGTTATAAACCCTATGGGTTATATGGTATGGATCTCACTTTGAAGGAAGGAGAATAACAACATTCTCAATAAGGAAAAGCCATTGGGAATTGAATAGTAAACTGGAGGTACTAAATATGAGCATGGACATAATCTGGAAGGTATCATATATGCTATGGGAGATTTATATATAATAAAAAAAGGAGGATCAATTATGGCAATAATAAAAATATCACCTATATTTGTACTGGCAGGACTTATGATAAGTGGAATGGATGTACTATTGGCAGCACCAATGGCTACAATAGTTGCTGTTTTAATTGCTATGGCTACTGAAAAGTATTCTTTCAAGAAAATTCTAGATTTGGCCTTAGACAATGTTAGGGAAATCGTAATCGTATTTTTTATTCTTATGTTTGCTTATGGTTTGGCAGAATCCTTTATGGCTACAGGTGTTGGAGCGTCTATCATCATCATGTCTCTAAAGATGGGTGTAACGGCAAAGAGTGTGGCAGTAGTTGGCTTTATAGTTACATGTATATTATCAATTGCAACGGGAACTAGTTGGGGAACATTTGCAGCCTGTGCTCCTGTATTTTTATGGTTAAACCATATAGTAGGTGGAGATATACTATTGACAGTGGCATCTATCGCTGGTGGAGCCTGTTTTGGAGATAATATTGGTCTTATATCTGATACGACAGTGCTAAGTTCTGGATTACAACAAGTAGAAATTATACACAGGGTTAGACATCAAGGACCTTGGTCTGGACTATGTTTAATTGCAACTGCCATAGTAATATTTGTAACAGGAACTATTATGGGTCTTCCTTCAACAGTGGGAAATGCCACAGAGGCAATAAATCAAATTCCTCCAGAAGCATGGGCTTCGTTAGCAGAGCAAAGAGCATCAGCAGTAACCTTATTAGAACAGGTTCAGGCAGGGGTACCATTTTATATGATAATACCTCTTATTATCGTTATAGGTATGGCTATTAAAGGTTTCCAAACAATGATTTGTTTAGGAGCTGGAATCGTATCTTCTTTAATATTAGGAACAGTTGCTGGAACAGTTGAATCCTTAAATGGATTTTTAGAATTAATATATACAGGTTTTTCCGATGCAGGTAGTTGGTCCATAGTAATGATGATGTGGGTAGCTGCATTTGGAGGAATAATGAATAGTATGAAGGCCTTTGAACCTATATCTAAGGGTATAATATCTATGGCTAAGAATGTTAGACAGTTAATGTGCTGTAATGCACTATTATGTTTAATTGGTAATGCTGCTTTAGGTGATGAAACGGCAGAAATAGTAACAATAAGTCCTATCATGAAAACTATAACTGATGAAAACGTGGAAGCTAGTGAAGAGGATATGTATAAGTTAAGACTTAGAAATGCCACTTTTGCGGATGCAATGGGAGTTTATGGATCACAGCTTATTCCTTGGCATTGTTTCGTATTATTCTATGTGGCTATAGCAAAAGCTGTATATCCTCTTCATAGTTTTGTTCCGACAGATATTATAAGATATAACTTTATGGCCTATATAGCAGTGGGATCCATGTTGATCTTAACGTTTACTGGTTGGGATAGATTCATACCACTATTTGCTCTACCACGTGAACCTAAAGTTAAGTTAAGAAAACAGAAGTCTTTAGTAAAATAATGTCCAAAGGCATATTATAAATTGAGAATCCGTAAAAAAATAACAGCCATCTAGTGGGAATTCCTAGGTGGCTGTTGTTTTTATATATTTTATATTAAACACGATTAATACTATAAGGGGGATTAATTATGTTTAATAGGATAGACATGAAAAAAAAAGAAGCATGAGTTTCCTGATCTCACGCCCCTCTTTTATATGTATTGGAGCTGGTGAAGGGACTTGAACCCATAACCTGCTGATTACAAGTCAGCTGCTCTACCAATTGAGCCACACCAGCGTGATGGTGACCCATCCGCGGCTCGAACGCGGGACACCTTGATTAAAAGTCAAGTGCTCTACCAACTGAGCTAATGGGTCGTACTACTCACATTTATATATATTACAACATGGATAGACTAATGTCAACAAAATTTTCAGTCATAAATTTTTCCAATAGGTTAAATGATTAACCTGTTCCAATGAGGTCCTATTCATGGCCTATTTTGCAATAAAAAAACAGCTTATAACTAAGCTGTTTTATACTTCCCATCTTAAATCATCACCATAAAACTTCATTACCTTAAATTTACTAAATATCCTTGAGAAAATTCGCTCACTATAGGTAGTAGCAATTTCCTTTGGACCCAAGTTTGTGGAGATGATAAGTTTTTTATCATTTATTAATCTAGTATTTAATATGTGAAATATTTCTGAATTAGTAAAGGTATTAGTTAGTTCAGTTCCTAAATCGTCTATAATGAGTAAATCGCAATCAAATAACATTTGGTAACTCTCTTTGATTAAAGGGTCTTTAACCTTGCTAAATTTATATTGTTCAATAATATCTAATATTTTAAATGCCGTTTGATAAACTACTATCTTACCCCTATCTAGTAATTCTTTGGCTATGCAGTTACACATGAAAGTTTTACCTAATCCTGTAGTTCCATAAAATAATAAGTTTTCATTACTTTGATTAAAATTATTTACAAAGAGACCACAATCTTCTAGTACATGTTGCATATTCTCGTAGGGTGTTAATTCTTCTCCCTCAAAGGGATTGTTATCGTATAAACTTATTTTAAAGTTATTAAAATTTTCTTTTTCTAACACCTTATCTAAATTAGACATTTTATAGGCATGGTTTATGAGTTTTTGCTTAAAACATGTACATTTACGACCATTTTGTAGAAAGCCCGTATCATTACAGCTTGTACAATTATATTGAATTTCCAGGTAGTTAAGGGGAACGTTATTTTCTGTTAACAATATGGCCTTTTCCTGCTTTAAACTTTCTAAAGTTACTTTTAATTCACTTAGGTATTGATCATAATTATGGGCATTAGTTAATATGGCCTTGGCCATATGAATTCCTGTTTTATTTATCTCATCTTCTATTTCTTTAAGCTTAGGTAATAGGGCGTGAACTTGTTTTTTTCTATCTTCTAGTTCTTTTTCAGCTTTGTCTCTAGATTTTTCATATTCAAGGAGTATAGTCTTTGAAATATTTTTTGCCATGTTGTTCACCTACCTCTTTCTTCGGACTAATTTTTCTAGTTCATCACTGGAATATTTATCAGTACGTTGCTTAAAGTTATGAAATCTATTATTAGAAAAGCCCTTTTTCACAGGAGCTTTATTTACAGCACCTTTTTCTTTATGGGCTGCCTCTTTGGCGTTTACTTCATCAATTGTATTAATCTTATCTTGTTTCCATCCTTTTAATATACTGTTTATAAAGTTAATGTTAGGGTTAGAAGTTTTAGAAGAATTTTCACAGGCTTTTAAAACTAATTCCATAGAAAAATTCCATTCGTTAAACCAAACATCCATAATTCTCTTTTCATTTTCAGATGGAGGTCTGTGACCAAAACCTAATGCCTTAAATACCCTTTTGTATTGAGAAAACTTTGTATCCGTTTGTTCTAAATAGTTATCTAGCTTTTCACCTGTAGTAATGCCATTATCATACCAATTTCTTATGACAGCACCCACATAGTTTATATTCTTAATGTTCTTTTTCTCTACACAATAATCAAAGGCTCTTATTATTAAATCAGGATCCATACTATAGTTGTAAATCCATTCTAATACAATCTTCATTTCGTTAGGATATAGACTTCTTTTTAGAAGTTGATTTACTTCGTAGAACATATCATTAATCTCAGGAACTTTTTTTGCTTCTAGTAAATCTTTAGCAGAACAAGAGTAAGTACCTGATACGGGTTCATCAGCTTCTGCAACACTATTAGTAGCTTTGTAATTATTATCTATATACAGTTGCTTCAAACTTAAAAATTCAACTGTAAAATCATAAGGATTATCATCACTTGTGAAGTGCTTTTTTATTATGCCTTTTTTTTCCCAGAAATCCCATGCGTCCATTACGTCAGATAAGGGGATACTAAGATGTCTTCCTATAGTTTGATTATTCACACTAAGAGAGGGATCTCTATCATTTGCGTATTTGTATCCAAGGAGATATACTTTCACATGGGTTCCATTAGCCATGGGCATAAAATCATTTATAAATATATTTTCTACAGAAGTATCTCCCAAGTCTATTTTAGTTGTTTCTTTAAAAAAGTGCATTTTACCCCTCCTTGTACTAATTATATCATATGAGTTTTAGTGTAGCCTTATAATTATAACCTATTCACATATAAATTTAAACTGGAAACACATAGGAGGGACTGTCCTATATGCATATACCCAATATGAAAACATATAAATATAATAGGGAAATTCTAAGGGGGGCTTGTATGCGTTTGATTTTTAGTAAGAGAAAAATAAAGGTTATGGGAATAATATTAGGCCTATTGTTCATGGCAAATTTTGCTTCCGAGTATGAAATCTTAAAGAGTGTTCCCACTGGTTTTCAAAGGGAATACGAAAATGAAACTTCTACCGAGTACAATATTAAAGGAGAATTTGATCCAGTAGAAAAACTAGTAACTATAAAGGAAAATATTTCATATATAAATACTAGCAAGGCTACTTTTAAAAGTATATATCTTCATTTGTATCCTAATGCTTTTAAAGAAGAAAAGACTGTTCCATTTGAAGAATGCGATATGCCATTAGCTTATCCTAATGGATTTGAATCTGGATATATGAGAATAATAAATGTTAAGAGTGGAAATGAAAACTTAAAGTTTAATGTAATTGGTATTGGAGATAGTATATTAAAAATAGAATTAAAAGAAGATTTAAAACCTGGAGAAAAAGTTCATGTAGATATTGACTATATGTTAAAGATACCTCCTTCCTGCGGACGTTTTGGATATGGAAGTGATACTATAAACTTGGGAAATTGGTACCCTATTATGGCTGTCTATGATGAAAAAGGATGGAACTTAGACCCATATTTTGCCATTGGAGATCCTTTTTATAGCCATGTTGCAAATTATAGGGTAGAAATTTTAGTTCCAAAGGAATATAATATGGCCTATTCTGGGAAAATTATTAAAAAGGAAGAAATTAATGGAAAAATACGATGGACTATGGAGGGCAAAAACATAAGGGATTTTGCTTTAATTATAAGTGATAAATATAAAGTTAGAGAAACTGATTTAGATGGTATAACAGTAAAATCCTATTCCTTAGAAGAAGATTATATAGGTTTGGCATTAGAGACTGCTGAGGATAGTGTTAAAATATTTAATAGTCTCTATGGCAAATACCCATATGACCAAATTACAGTAGCCGCATCAGATTTTTTTATAGGTGGTATGGAGTATCCTAATATAGTTTTTATAGATAAGAGTCTTTACTCTGAAGAAAGGAAACAGACCCTAGAGTATGTAGTAGCTCATGAAGTGGCCCATCAATGGTGGTATGGCCTCGTTGGCAATAATGAAGTTAAAGAAGCTTGGTTAGATGAAGCATTAACAGAGTATTCAACTTTACTATATTATGAAAAAAAATATGGGAAAAAAGCTAAGAATGCCATATATGAGGATATGATAGTAAGATATTATAATGCATATAAAAATAGTAAAAATGGTAATACTGAAAAAGTATATAGGAGTGTATCAGAATTTAATAATTCTAGAGAATATCAAGCTTTAGTTTATTTTAAAGGTGCCATATTTGTGGAAAATTTAAGAAAAGAATTAGGAGATGATACTTTTTTTAAGATATTGAAGGTGTACTTTGACAAATATAAATATAAAATTGCCAAAACTGATGACTTTTTAAATGTATGTGAACAGATATCTAACCAAAATTTGGAGCATTTCTTCAAAAAATGGATAGATTTTGAGAAAAGATAAGCCTATTTAATTATTTGGACGTATATGATATACTATATTGGTAGAATAGGCTAGTTTTACAAAATTAAGAGAGGAAGTCTCAAAAGATGAAAATAGAAGAAGTATCTGGCAAGTTGAAGAAATTGAGTAAAAAACAGAAAATTGGTTTAATAGGAACTTTAAGTTTATGTTTAATACTTATGTCTACTTTTCTTTATATAAATAGCATGGCCTTCGAAGTAAAGTCTAATGGGAAAACCATTGCAATCGTTAAAGAAAAAGAAGATTTCCAAATGGCATTGGAAAGTGTTAAAGAAAATATGTTTAAAGCCTATGGAAAGAAAATTGTATTTGATGAGGTCATAACTTATGAAAGAGTGAAAGTAGATAAAGAAAAAATAGCAGATTTACAAGGAATAAAGAAAGCTATTTTAAGAAATATAAACTTAGAAGTTATGGCAAGTGGTATATGGGTGGATGATAAGTGTGTTGTGGCATTGTCTACCAAATCACAAGCTGAAGAAGTTTTAAAAGAAATTAAGTCTATGTATAAGCCAGATGAAAAAGCTAAAGTTGAAAAATATGATTATGCAGAAAATATTAAGATAGATAAAGTTCAGATTAAAGGATCAGAAGTTAAAGATGTGAATGAAGCTATAAGTCTTATATTAAAGGGAACTGATGAGGAGAAAACTCATAAAGTTGAAAAGGGCGAAAGCTTTTGGACTATAGCTAAAAAATATAAAATAAGTGTTGAAGATTTAACTAAAGCCAACATGGATGTTAAACCAGAAAAATTACAAATAGGCCAAAGTATTAGTTTAATAGTTCCTAAGGCTCTTTTAACAGTAGAAACTATAACAAATACTACCTTCGAGAAGAAGATACCTTATGAGGTAGAATTTGAAGATACATCAGCCCTTTATAAGGGTGAAAAGAAAGTAAAGAAAAAGGGGAAGAATGGTGTAAAAGAAGTTCTAGCTCAAGTAGTAACACAAAATGGTATTCAAGTGGCCATGAATGTGGTTAGTGAAAATGTAGTATCAAGTCCAGTGACTCAAATTGTATTAAAGGGAACTAAAAAGGTTCCACCAAGGATAGGTACAGGTACATTTATAAAACCTACTAGAGGAAGATTGTCCTCTAAGTTTGGTTGGAGATGGGGAAGAAGACATACGGGAATAGATATAGCTGCCCCTTATGGTACACCAGTTATAGCTGCAGATGGAGGTAAAGTTACTTTTTCTGGATGGAAGAGTGGATATGGTTATTTAGTAATAATAGACCATGGATCTAATACGGTAACTTATTATGCTCATAATAGTAAGCTATTAGTTAAAAAGGGTCAAAAGGTATTTAAGGGACAAAAGATTGCCCTAGTAGGAAGTACGGGAAGAAGTACTGGACCTCATGTTCACTTTGAAGTGAGAAAGAATAAGGTTCCTGTAAATCCATTAAAATATGTAAAATATTAATATTAAAATAATAATAAACCGTTTCCAGATGGAGACGGTTTATTAGATTTTATAGTTTTTTAGAAATTTATTATTTATTAATGATCACATTTCTTTTCGCATTTCTTTTCACATTTCTTTTCGCATTTCTTTTCGCATTTCTTTTCGCATTTCTTCTTACATTTCTTCTTACATTTCTTTCTGCATTTCTTTCTGCATTTCTTTATACATCTTTTTATACATCTCTTTATGCATTTTTTTATACATTTCTTTATACATCTCTTTATACAGTCATCGTCTTCGTCTTCATCATCATCGTCTTCATCATCATCGTCTTCATCATCATCGTCTTCGTCTTCGTCATCATCGTCTTCATCATCATCGTCTTCATCTTCATAGTCTTCATCATCATCGTCTTCATCTTCATAGTCTTCATTTTCATAGTCTTCATTTTCATAGTCTTCTATATATTCATCAATGCATTCATCAATACATTCTTCTATGAAGTCTTC includes these proteins:
- a CDS encoding peptidoglycan DD-metalloendopeptidase family protein, with amino-acid sequence MKIEEVSGKLKKLSKKQKIGLIGTLSLCLILMSTFLYINSMAFEVKSNGKTIAIVKEKEDFQMALESVKENMFKAYGKKIVFDEVITYERVKVDKEKIADLQGIKKAILRNINLEVMASGIWVDDKCVVALSTKSQAEEVLKEIKSMYKPDEKAKVEKYDYAENIKIDKVQIKGSEVKDVNEAISLILKGTDEEKTHKVEKGESFWTIAKKYKISVEDLTKANMDVKPEKLQIGQSISLIVPKALLTVETITNTTFEKKIPYEVEFEDTSALYKGEKKVKKKGKNGVKEVLAQVVTQNGIQVAMNVVSENVVSSPVTQIVLKGTKKVPPRIGTGTFIKPTRGRLSSKFGWRWGRRHTGIDIAAPYGTPVIAADGGKVTFSGWKSGYGYLVIIDHGSNTVTYYAHNSKLLVKKGQKVFKGQKIALVGSTGRSTGPHVHFEVRKNKVPVNPLKYVKY
- a CDS encoding DnaD domain-containing protein, whose amino-acid sequence is MHFFKETTKIDLGDTSVENIFINDFMPMANGTHVKVYLLGYKYANDRDPSLSVNNQTIGRHLSIPLSDVMDAWDFWEKKGIIKKHFTSDDNPYDFTVEFLSLKQLYIDNNYKATNSVAEADEPVSGTYSCSAKDLLEAKKVPEINDMFYEVNQLLKRSLYPNEMKIVLEWIYNYSMDPDLIIRAFDYCVEKKNIKNINYVGAVIRNWYDNGITTGEKLDNYLEQTDTKFSQYKRVFKALGFGHRPPSENEKRIMDVWFNEWNFSMELVLKACENSSKTSNPNINFINSILKGWKQDKINTIDEVNAKEAAHKEKGAVNKAPVKKGFSNNRFHNFKQRTDKYSSDELEKLVRRKR
- a CDS encoding M1 family metallopeptidase; this translates as MRLIFSKRKIKVMGIILGLLFMANFASEYEILKSVPTGFQREYENETSTEYNIKGEFDPVEKLVTIKENISYINTSKATFKSIYLHLYPNAFKEEKTVPFEECDMPLAYPNGFESGYMRIINVKSGNENLKFNVIGIGDSILKIELKEDLKPGEKVHVDIDYMLKIPPSCGRFGYGSDTINLGNWYPIMAVYDEKGWNLDPYFAIGDPFYSHVANYRVEILVPKEYNMAYSGKIIKKEEINGKIRWTMEGKNIRDFALIISDKYKVRETDLDGITVKSYSLEEDYIGLALETAEDSVKIFNSLYGKYPYDQITVAASDFFIGGMEYPNIVFIDKSLYSEERKQTLEYVVAHEVAHQWWYGLVGNNEVKEAWLDEALTEYSTLLYYEKKYGKKAKNAIYEDMIVRYYNAYKNSKNGNTEKVYRSVSEFNNSREYQALVYFKGAIFVENLRKELGDDTFFKILKVYFDKYKYKIAKTDDFLNVCEQISNQNLEHFFKKWIDFEKR